In a single window of the Daphnia carinata strain CSIRO-1 chromosome 4, CSIRO_AGI_Dcar_HiC_V3, whole genome shotgun sequence genome:
- the LOC130687663 gene encoding small ribosomal subunit protein eS10-like: protein MLMPKRHRALIYEYLFKEGVLVAMKDTHLAKHPEIDVPNLHVMKALQSLKSRAYVTEQFAWRHYYWYLTNEGIQYLRDYLHLPPEIVPATLKPKRTESARPRAAAAARPEASKLSEDRTAYRRSAPAGGDKKADVGAGANPNLEFRGGYGRGRGSAPQ from the exons ATGTTGATGCCAAAAAGGCACCGTGCCCTCATCTATGAATACCTCTTCAAGGAGGGAGTTCTTGTGGCGATGAAGGATACCCATCTCGCCAAGCACCCCGAGATTGATGTGCCTAACCTCCATGTGATGAAGGCCCTTCAG TCTTTGAAGTCTCGTGCCTATGTCACTGAACAGTTTGCTTGGCGCCACTACTACTGGTACCTTACCAACGAGGGTATCCAGTACTTGAGGGACTATCTCCATCTACCCCCAGAG ATTGTCCCAGCCACTCTGAAGCCCAAGAGGACTGAGTCTGCTCGTCCACGAGCGGCCGCTGCAGCCAGGCCAGAGGCTTCCAAACTGTCAGAGGATCGTACCGCTTACAGGCGTTCGGCCCCAGCTGGTGGTGACAAGAAAGCTGATGTTGGAGCTGGTGCCAACCCCAACTTGGAATTC AGAGGCGGATATGGACGCGGTCGTGGATCAGCACCCCAATGA